A stretch of DNA from Spirochaeta isovalerica:
AAGATCCCCTTCGTAAAAAAATGGTATCTCTATACGTAAAAGAAGGGACTGATGGTGCATTTAGACAGTCCTGAAATACAAAGCCTTCTCTCTGAAGTTGAAGGGAAGATAGTCGACAACCTGAAAGAGGGGAACGAATATATGAAAAGTTCCGTCGATTATCTCTTCAGTTCCGGAGGGAAGCTGCTTAGGCCTCTGCTCCTTATAATAGGCAGCGAGGCCGGACGGAAAAAGGACAGAAGTGAAATTATTAATCTGGCTGCGGCTATCGAGACACTCCATGTGGCGACTCTGATTCATGATGATATAATCGATGAATCGGAGATGCGCAGGGGCATCCAGTCGATCCAGTCGAAATATTCCAAGGATTATGCCGTCTATATGGGGGATTTCCTGCTTAGCCGGTCTTTTCTGATCCTCGCTGAGCTGGATATTCCCCGCGAGCTCGGAGTGACTCTGGCAAAAGCCGTTTCCCGTATCTGCACAGGGGAAATGCGCCAGTACTCCAACAGGTTCAATCTCGATATTACTCCCATGGAATACCTGAAAATAGTATCGGGTAAAACGGCCGCGCTTTTTTCCATGGGATTGAGCGCCGGGGCATACATGTGCGATGCCGATGAGGCTGTCGTGAAAAAGCTCGGGCATATCGGTTACAGGCTCGGACTGGCTTTTCAGCTTCAGGATGACCTTCTCGATTATACAGGAGATGATGCCGTCGTCGGTAAAGAGCTGCAAGTCGATCTTATAAGAGGCTACTACGGATTGCCTGTCATACATGCCCTTATGGGAGATCATGGCGCACGAGTCAGGACTCTGCTGGCCGATGGTTTATCCGATGATGATGTCGATGAGGTCATTCACCTTATCCGGGAAGGGGGATCCATCGAGTTTACGAAGGATCTCGTAGTCCGTTACAGAAATAAAACCGAAAAGATGATTCAAGGGCTTCCTGAAACTCCCGCCCGGTCTATGCTTCTGGAATTACTACCGCGTTTCTTCGATCGGATACATTAAGAGGCAGTCCGGGTGAATCTGAAATCTTTTTTCGATTTTGTTGAGATCAGGACAAAAGTGGCCAGTGTTATCCCTCTTGCGGTCGGGTTGCTTTTCGCCTATTACAGATACAGGGAATTTCACTGGGAAAATACTCTCATTTTTTTTGTGAGCCTCATTACGCTCGATATGGCTACAACAGCTATAAATCATTATGAAGGTTTCAAAAAAGGGGAGGATTTTAATCCTGTAGAAAGCCGGGATATCCCGAGAGGAACAGCCGTCGGTGTCATTTCGGCCTTGCTGGCTGTTTCCGCAGCAGCCGGATTGCTGCTGGTCTGCAGAACGGATAATTTTATACTGGCAGTCGGGATTGTAAGCATGGGAATAGCCGTCCTTTACTCCTTCGGTCCCGTGCCTATATCCGGTACGCCTTTCGGCGAGCTGGCTTCCGGTGGACTAATGGGGTTCGTCATTTTCTTCATTTCCCTGTATATTCAGGTTTTTGATGCCGGTTTTATCGTTTTTTCTTTGAAAAGCGGTGTGTTGTCCGCCCGGATCGATCTTCTGGAATTACTACCGGTTTTTATTGTCTCTCTCCCTCTTGTATTTATGATCGCGAATATCATGCTGGCCAATAATATTTGTGATGTGAAGAGCGATATTGAAAAAGGACGTTATACACTTCCTCAATACCTGGGGAACAAAGCCAGCGTATATCTCTGGATAATTCTCTACGGTCTGTCTTATCTGGTTATCCTGGCAGCTGTAGCTTTGGGGATTCTTCCTCAGACTTCTCTTCTTGTTCTGCTCTCTCTTATTCCCAATATTTCTTTAATCAGGGAATTCGCCGGTAAACAGGATAAGAAGGAGACCTTTGTCAATTCTATCAAAGTGTTTATAATTATATCCGGGTTGTGGATATTAAGCTTTTTAATGCAATTTTTATTTAAGGGGTTTTTATGAAAAAGATTACTTTGGTGCTTCTGGTTTTTTCCGTTCTTCTTTTCTCCTGCAGCAAAGAAGAAAAACCTGCTGCTGAAACAAAAGCTGTAGCTGAAATGCCTTCTTACAAAGACGGTGTTTATTTCGCACAGGAAGATGAGTTCAGCGGTTCCGGTTGGAAATACAATGTTACATTGGAAGTCAAAGACGGCAAGATCGTCAAGGCTGTCTGGAACGGCGCGAATATCAACGCTGGAAAAGACAAGGTTTCCGTGTCAAAAGACGGCGAATATGGAATGGTCGAAAAAGGCGGAGCCAGTGCTCCCTGGTTTGAGCAGGCCGCCGCTGCTGAAGTGTATCTCCTGAAAACACAGGATCCTGCTTCTGTTAACTATGTTGACGAGGATGGACATACCGATTCTTTCTCCGGCGCTTCGATTCATGTCATTGAGTTTTTCTCTCTCGCAGAAGAAGCTCTTGCAGCCGGCCCTGTCGGTTACGGTCCCTATAAAGATGGTGTTTACCATGCGGAACAGCCTGCTTTTGATCACGGGTACAAATACTTTGCCGATATAACAGTCATCAGTGGCTACATTGTAGCTATCAATCTCGATGCTCTCGCTGAAGACGGCGGTACCAATAAAGCTCAGAGATCAATGGATGGCGAATACGGTATGGTAGAGAACGGAGGAGCTTCCGCTCCCTGGTTTGAACAGGCTGCCGCTATTGAGAATAACTTTCTGGCAACTCAGGATATCAATATGCCTGATGCCGTTTCCGGTGCAACAATCGGTCTCGATCCTTTCTATGAACTGGTAAACGAGGCTCTTGCCAACGCCAGAAAATAACAGGATTTCACTCAATGGAAGGAAACACCCCGAATCTCGGGGTGTTTTTTCTTTGCTGGCACATGCGGTAAAAGGGAGAAAAGAGATAAAGATACTTGAAAGAATGTGAAAAAGGGATTAGCTTTATTTGCGTGCGCAAATATGTGGAGATCGAATGAAAATACTGGTAACCGGAGCCGGCGGAAATGTCGGATCGTATGTAGTCAAATATCTTGAAAAAAAGGGTTGTTCTGTCGTGGCTCCGAAAGGGAGAGCCGAATTCAGTTTTACAGACAGAACTACCTGGAACAGCACTCTTGACGGCGTGTCCCGTGTCTTTCTCATGCGGCCCCCTCATATTTCAAATATCAAGAGGGATATGCTTCCATTCCTCCGTTTTCTGAAAGAGAGGAAGATCGAGCAGATAGTTTTACTTTCTGTGCAGGGCGCGGAAAATAATAAGTTGATACCTCACAATAAAATTGAAAAATACTGCCGTACTCTCGAACTTCCCTATGTTTTTCTACGCCCTTCCTTTTTTATGCAGAATCTAACGACAACTCATCTGGAAGAGATCCGTGACGATAATGTGGTTTATGTTCCTTCCGGTGAAGGTAGGACGAATTTTATTGATACGGAAGATATCGGAGAGATAGCTGCCGGGCTTCTTACCCATAGCGATTTATCGCCCCGGGCTTATACCCTTACAGGTTCCCGGAGTTTCAGCCATAGAGAAATCGCCGGGCATTTGAGCAGGGGGCTGGGGCGGGAAATCCGTTTCATCAATCCCGGTCCGCTTCGCTTTATATTTCATCATTTGAGAACGGGGAGAACTCCGGGAATGACACTCGTCATGCTGGCTCTATATACAGTTGTAAAGACTGGAAAAGGGGATGTTACGACAGATGACTCCCGACTGCTTCTGGGGAGGGCTCCGGTTCAGCTGGATGATTTTATTAAACGGAACATCTCGGTTCTTTCCGGGAAGGCTCTATGAGGGTTTTAGATGATAGTTTCGGCCGTTCCCTTTCCATACTCAGCCGCGCTGCTACCGCCTATTTTCAACGTGAACTGAAACCTTTTGGAATCGGACCGGGACAGCAGGCTTATCTTTTATCCATTCTGCCGGGAGAAATTCTTATCCTCGATGAGCTGGCGCGAAGGATGGCCGTGGATAATGCGAATGTTACCAGAGCGGTAAAAGCGTTGGAATCATCGGGTTATCTGGAAAAAAGGCCTTCGGAAATAGACAGAAGGGCCTGGAACATCACTCTTACTGAAGAGGGGGCAGCTGTAAGGGAAAAAGTTGAGGAAACGGCAAAACAATGGGTTTCCGGGATTCGTTCGGCGATCGATGACGACAGCTGGCACACCACAGTGAAAACACTGGATGCCATTGCCGATTCCCTCACTTGACTGTGAGAATTTCGTAACCTTCGGACGTAACAGCAACAGTGTGTTCGAAATGGCAGGAAGGCTTTTTATCTGCTGTCTCCACAGTCCATCCGTCACCCAGAACATTGACTTCATAGGTTCCCATGTTTATCATCGGCTCAACAGTGATAACCATATTTTCCTTTAGCCGGTTCCTGTACCTCGTGGAATAGTAGTTGAGAACCGTCGGTTCTTCATGGATTTCGTAACCGACGCCGTGTCCGCAGAAATCGCGGACAATACCGTAGCCGAACTGGTTTATATAGTTTTCGACAGCCCGCCCGATGTCATTGACTCTTCCGCCTGCTTTTACGGCATCTATGCCTATATAGAGAGATTTTTCCGTTCTCTCCATCAGTTTCTGCTTTTTTTTATCGATTTTCCCGACAGCGAAAGTCCGGGCAGAGTCTGTCATCAGTCCTTTGATGCTGATAGTGCAGTCCAGGCCTACTATGTCTCCCTCTTCCAGTTTCTTTTTTGACGGGATACCGTGTATAACCTGCTCGTTCGTGGAAATGCAGAGAGTCGCCGGATAGCCATGATAGCCCTTCTGTTCCGGCACGGCTTTGTTTTTGACAATAAAGTCTTCGGCTATTTTATCCAGTTCCAGACCGGTCATGCCCGGTTGTACATAGGGCTCCAGATATTCATACATTTCTGCCAGAAGGGTTCCGCATTCCCTCATTATTTTTATTTCGTCATTAGATTTTACATATACCATGATTATTCCTTTTCACTTACCGGAGATAGCTCCAGTTCTCTCATAAGACAGTTTGCAAAATAGGTGCATTCCAGGCACCTGTCTTCTTCCGGATCGATCGTCCTGTTTACGCACAGTCTTGAAAAGCCCGTCATTTCCTTTTCGATCCGCCGGACTATTTTACTGTCTATCAAAGTGTTGAGTTCTTTTGCCTTTTTCTTTTCCAACAGCATTACTGCTGTTTTTCTGAGGGATTCGTTCCGGCTTCTGGTCCTGCCCACCTGCTCTTCAAATATCTCCCTTGCCTGTTCAGCAGTTCCGAATCTGTTTCTGAACCGCAAATATGTGGCCGCATTCTTCAGATAAGGCAGATAGATTATCGCCGTGATCAGCATCATGACCAGAAAGGGGATTATGGCGAAATAAAACTTCATAGACAAAAACAAAAATAGCAGAGAGTAGGCCCGGCCTATCATGGGAGATAATATGAGGCGGAAAAAACCGGCGTAAAGGAGTAGGTAGAGCAGGATCCCTCCATAACGGGATATTCTGTCAAATCGGATCCGGTTTTCCGCAGAAAGTCCGTGGCGGAGAATCTTCGATCCATCGAGCGGGGGTATGGGAAGGAGATTGAACAGAAAAAGAGAGATATTTATTATGTAATAGAGAGTGAAAAACTCGTATAGAGAACCCATAAGACCGGAATTGAACAGCCGGGCTGCCATGTAAAGAAGCTTGATCAATATGATGGCTGCGGAAGCCTGAAGGAGGTTGCTGAGGGGGCCTGCCGCAGCGGAAAGAGCCATTCCTTTCGATTGGTGCCGGAAATTACCCGGATTGACCGGAACAGGTTTCATCCACCCGATTACTGGTATCCCGGAGAAAGCCCGGAAGAGAGGAAACAGAACCGTACCCAGTAAATCCACGTGTGCCACGGGACTCAATGTCATACGTCCGCTGTCATAAGCTGTCCTGTCTCCCATGATAAAGGCGGAAAAAGCATGAGCCCATTCATGAAGAGATCCGGCCAGTATAAAAGCCGTCATATTCATAAGAGTGTCGATAATATCTATATTCATACAGAGGCAGTATAACAGTTAGAACAGGCTGTTTCCATTGTCGGAGTCCTCAGGGTAAGGAATTATATTTTGCGGTCATCTCTTCGATAAGCCCCCGGGATTTGACTATCTCGAAAGCATTCCTGATGCGATCCACAAGAACAGGAGAGGACTGGCGATTGAAAGCCATGTACGCCAAAGCTTCTGTCTCGAATATCTGCAGCACCGGAACGATTGTTCCTTCGGGAATATCCATTTTTTTCAGTTCAAGGGCGGTGGCTATCTGATCTCCGGGAAAAAGGTCAATCCTTCCGGCCAGCAGCATCTGAATGCTGAGGTCGGTTGATCTGTTTAAAGTGATATTTTCTTCGTCAAATCCTTCTTCTATCAGCTTCTGATGGGCGTAATTGTTGGAGAGAAGGCCAATTTTATAATCTTTGGCATCTTCTATAGCTTTCAGGTTGATATCTTCGCGGGATTTGAGTTTGTAGAAATAATGGCGGGGAGCTGAGTTTATCGGGCCGATCCAGAAGAACTTGTTCTCCCGCTCTTCGTTGCGATAAATGGTGTAGATCAGTGTGTCCGGAGTGTTCAGGGCCTTGTAATAGGCACGACTCCAGGGATTTACGGTAAAAATGGGAGTCAGTCCGGCCGCTTCGAGGGTCGCTTTCACTATCTCCGTGGAAATTCCAACAACCTCTCCGTTTCTTATATAATTATAGGGCTCCCATTCCTCTGTCACGACCTGAACGGCAATCTGGCCGAAAAGAATTGAGGAAAGGAAGAATAGACAAATTGTAAACAGGTATTTCAATAAAACGATCCTTTCCTCAATTTTAAGAGCTTATTACATTTCTTTCAAATCGAAATCCATCACTTTTTCAGCAGCTTAGGGAACATCTCCTCCAGGTGGCGGAGTTTCGGTGCATCCCAGTAAACGATATAGGGGTGATCGGGGTTGAGAGCCATAAAATCCTGATGATATTCCTCCGCGGGATAGAACGCCTCCAGTTCCGTCACTTCTGTTGCTATTGGCTGGCCGTACACTTTTTCCCTTTCCAGTTTTTCTATATAGTCTTCCGCTTTTTCCTTCTGGCTTTCACTGTTGTAGAAAATCGCCGATCTGTACTGCGGCCCGATATCCGGGCCCTGATAGTTAAACTGCGTCGGGTCATGAGCTACCAGAAAAAAGACGTCCAGAAGCTTTTCATAGGAAATGACCGACGGGTCATATTCGACTATGACAGACTCGGCATGGCCGGTTGTTCCTGTTCCCACCATCCTGTAGCTGGCCAGCCGGGCCGGGCCGCCCGAATATCCGGATTGAACGTCTTCCACCCCTTTCAGGCTTTCGAAAACGGCTTCAACTCCCCAGAAACAGCCGCCTGCAAAAACGGCTGTTTCCTTTGCGCCCCCGGACATATAGGGCAGGGGCTCTTCCATTTCCTTTCCCGGATCGCTCTGTCCGAATGCAGCCAGAGGGATCAGGGCGGAAGTTATCAGAATCAATATAAACAGTCTCTTTTTCATGTTATTCTCCTTCGAATAGAGAAAGATACTGCCCGTATCCCTCTTCTTTCAGCCGGTCAACCGGAACGAATCTCAGCGAAGCCGAGTTGATGCAGTAGCGCAGGCCTGTGGGACGGGGGCCGTCGTTGAAAACATGTCCCAGATGGGAATCGGCAAAGATGCTTCTCACCTCAACCCGTATCATACCGAAGCTGTCATCGGTCACGGATATGATATTTCCCTCTTCCAGAGGTTTCGTAAAACTGGGCCAGCCTGTTCCGGAATCGTATTTGTCCGTAGAGCTGAAAAGCGGTTCCCCCGAAACGATATCGACGTAGATGCCCTCTTCGTGATTGTCCCAGTATTCATTGCTGAAGGCCCTTTCCGTATCATCGTACTGGGTGACGCGGAATTGAAGGTCCGTAAGATTTTTCTGCAGTTCATCTTCCGCAGGCTTCATATAAGTTTTGCCCTCATATCCGGGCGGGGGGACCGCCGGGTGGGCATCCATCATCATCTGCATGGATCCTTCCATTTTTGGCGTTTCACCGGCGACCTGTCCGGCATCATCCTGACCGCCCATTGCCGCCAGAGAAATCAAACCGGCACCGGCCAGCAGTATGGTCGAAATAATACGTATCTGTTTTTTCATAAAAATTACCTCTCTTTATCCGAAAGTGAAGGCGAATAAACGGGCTTTTCCGTCTATCTCAATTCTCAATAAATGTTTGTTTCCCTTCCCCATTCCTACCAGATGATAATGCCGGCTGTCGGTTACGTTTATTTTCCCGTCGACCAGATCCCCGGTGTCAGCGGGAACATCTCCATCGACCGTAACCGTCAGAGTCACATCTTCATCAACAGGCTCGACGACAAGAAAAACGTCTTTGGCATCGTAGAACAGTTCCAGGGTTCCCGATTCTTCGTTGACTATGTAATTTTCCGTTACAGCCCAATTCCCCTCGAGAGTCCACTGTCCGCTCTCTTTTACCTTTTGCGATTTAAAGTCTCTGTACATATTCCGGTAATCTTCCGTTGGGGCCAAAAAGCCTGTGCTCCGGCCGTATCCCAAATAGGTTTCCGGTGTTTTTGACAGATTTTCATCGGGTGAGGGGAGGTCGGCATTCCCCTGGGGAATGTTACCTGTTTCACCGAGCAGTTCTCTTATCACCGCCTCGGTCTCTTCATATCCCCCTTCTCCGAAATGGCTGTAGCGGATATTCCCGTTTTTATCAATTATATATTTGGCCGGCCAGAAACGGTTATTATAGGCACGCCACTGGAGGAAGCTGTTGTCCTGAACCACAGGCCATGTAACTCCCAGATCATCAATAGCTTTCCGAAGGTTTTCCGGTTCCCTTTCAAAGGCGAATTCAGGTGAGTGAACGCCGATGATTTCAAGGCCGTCTTTCCTATAGGTCTCGTACCAGGACCGGAGATAGGGAATCGTTCTGATGCAGTTGATGCAGCTGTAAGTCCAGAAATCGATTATGACAACCTTGCCTTCAAGACTTTCCATCGACAGAGGTTCACTGTTGAACCACTGTCCCTCCGTAACAAGGGGAGGAGCCGGCACGGCTTTATCTTCATCAATGTCCGGTCCTGAATCGCTGTTGAGTGAATTGTCCAGGGCTTTCTGTACAGGATCGAGTTGTTCGAGAAAGGTTAGCCCGTCCCCATAACCCGGAAATACATCGAGAACGGTCTGCTGGAAGTCCCTGTCCCACCCCATGGCAATGGAGAAGCCTGTGAAAATGAGCACAGCTCCGAAAAATCTCTGGATTTTCCCGCTATTCTTTAATAATCCCGGGACTCTGTTAATAAGTTTGCGGCCGCCGAACATAATGGCCAGCATAGGCAGCGATGTCCCGATTGTGTAGGCCAGTGTTATCAGAACCGAGTAACCTGTTACGCTCTGTGTTATGGAAAGGCTGATTACCGAAGCCATCAAAGGCCCGGCGCAGGGCGTCCATATCAAACCGAGGCTGAAGCCTGTCAGCAGACCGCCTGAAAAACCCTGTCTGTTTTTGTTTTTTCCCGTTCTTTTCTGAAGGAGAGATACAGTTTTCTCAAACAGTTGATTCAGCCGGGGAATGAGAAGAACAGCTCCGAATAAAACAATCAGAACCACCGCTGCAATGCGCAATGTGTCAGCGGAAAAACCGAATCTTCTGACAAGAGCGGTGAGAAAGAGAGTGAAAAACGAGAAGCTGACCACAAACCCGCTTATAATTCCCAGAGGCTTTTTGATTCCTCCGACAGAACCTGACAGCACTATGGGCAGGACCGGCAGGATGCACGGCGAGAGTATGGTAATGATTCCCGAAAGAAAAGCAACAAATGTCAATAATAGCATAGGATCTCCCTCCTGATTGGAAGGTACTATCAAAATATAACAAAAGTGTCACAAAAGTTCATTAAATTAGTAAACTTAAAGCGGGAGCTCGATAATGAAAGTGGTTCCTCTATTGCCGGAGGTCTCCAAATTAATAGTTCCCCGGTGCAGTTCCACAATTTCCCTGGTAATGGATAGCCCCAGTCCTGTTCCGGAAATACGGCGGTCCCGGCTTTTGTCACCCCGGTAGAATCGTTCGAAAACCCTTTCCGCTTCTTCCGGGGGAATGCCCTGTCCCGTATCGCTTACAGAAATGAAAAGCTTTCCCGTCTTCTCCTCGAGAGTCAAGCATACTATTCCCCCTTCTCCGGTATAATTAATGGCATTTTCAAGGAGATTCGAAAGGGCTCTTTCCAGCAGGGCTATATCTCCTGAAAAGGGGCTGTTTCTCTCGCTGTGGTTCAGCTTCAGTTCAATGTCCTTTTTTTCCGCCTGTAGCTTGTATTTCAGGATGATATCCTGAGCCAGTTCGGCGGGTATAAAAATTTCTCTGTTGATTTTAATATCCCGGCTTTCCAGTTTGCTCAGTTCAAAAAGCTGTTCCACCAGTTTCTGGAATGCCGATACGCTTTTCAAAGCCGACTCGAGGTAGGTCTTCTGCTCTTCCGCCGACAGAGCGTCTTTGAGCAGAACCGTTTCAATATTGCCTCTTATGGATGTGAGAGGGCTTCTCAGGTCGTGGGAAATATTGGTTATCAGGTCATTCCGCTGCTCTATGCTCTCTTCCACAGACCGGGCCATATCATTGAAAGCCCTTCCGAGTCCGGCTATTTCGTCAGCTCCTTTCACTTCAACGCGGTTCCCGTAATCTCCTTCCTCAAAGCCTTTTACGCTTTTACCCAGCTTGCGGAGCCGGGAGGTCAGCAGTGAGAAGAGGGAGAAGCCGGCAATGAGAGTCACTGCCAGAGCCAGAAGAAAGGATATGAGACCCGAGCGTATGTAATAGCTGCTCCTGATCATTCCGAGGGAGCGGTCGAAATTCCTTCCCCTGAGTATGACATAAACAAACCCCTGCTTTCCGGCGATTTTCAAAGGCGCAGCGGAAAAAGGTTTCACCTGATCAGTTGTCCGCGGGTCGTCTCCCCGTATCAGTTCGCTGTTCTGCCCGAACACGAAGGTCTTCACCGGTACCATATCGATCTGATGCCGTTTCACCATATCTCCCGGTCCCGTAAAATACGCCAGAACTTCACCGGTTCCGCTTATGAGGTAAATTTCCACCATGGGATTGAGGACCATCATGTACTGAATCCTATCCATTATCATATCAGTCTGAATTTCATCGGTGACGAAAGGCTGGAGCTCTACAGCCAGGCTCGAAGCGTATTTTCTGTTCAGTTCCTGTTCCACTTCGTCGAACAGATGTCCCGCCGCCTGAAAGGCTATGAAAAGGGTCGATGCCGCCAGAAGTATGACCAGGAGGAGGAAAAGCAGGGAAAGGCGTCCGTAGAAAGAGCGCAAAGGTTTAATCATGGCTTAACTCATTCTCTTCGGCAAAGCGGTACCCCACTCCCCAGACTGTTTTCAGGTACTCCGGTTTTCCCGGATCGATTTCGATTTTGGCTCTCAATCTGTTGATATGGGTATTAACCGTGTGTTCGTAACCTTCAAACTGATAACCCCAGATAAGATTGAGCAGATCGCTCCGGCTGTAAGCCCGTCCGGGATTTTTCATAAAAAGAGAAAGCAGATCGAATTCCTTCACGGTCAGATCAACTTCTTTCTTCCCCAGCAAAGCTTTTCTTTTCAGAGGATCGAGAGTGAGTTTTCCAATGGAAACGGGCTTATCTCTGTAGCCGTTCGCATCATCTGCCAGCTGCGACCGGCGGAGGAGGGCTTTGACCCGGGCGGTCATTTCCCGGACGCTGAATGGTTTGGACATATAATCGTCGGCGCCCAGTTCCAGTCCCAGAACCCGGTCCAGTTCGCTGTCTCTGGCGGTAACCATCAGGACGGGCGTACGGGCATCGCTCTTTCTCAGTTCCCTCAGGAGCGAGACCCCATCGAGCCGGGGGAGCATGATATCCAGAATGATCAAAGAGAATTTTCCGGACCGGGCCAGCTCAAGGCCGTCCTGTCCGTTATCGCAAATTCTTGTCTTCAATCCCAGATCTTCAATATTTACAGAGAGTATCTTCGATATTTCGCTGTCATCTTCCACTATCAGTACAAAATCCTGTTCCATATCTTGAATATAGAGAGATTTTTCCAATTTACCAAACTTTAATATCAGCTTTACCTTTTTCTAACATAACCGAGGTATATTCCGATATATAAAGTATTCAGTCACAGAGAAAAGCCCTTACGGCTGGAAATGCTGGCTGATTTTATTGCCCCGGGTCATTGTTACGGGGTTTCTTTTTTTATAAATGAAGCGTCTTTGATCGCCGGGCCGTTCCCCCGACCCTGACATCTGTAATTCTTTTCCCTTCTGTACCCAGGACTGCCTTTATCTCTGACGGCCGATTCATCTCATACCCCTGTTCAAATTTCAAATTTGTCAGGACTGATCCATCCAGCATACCGTGGCTGTGCATATAGGATACCGTCGCTCCCGTCGCCGTTCCCGTCGCCGCTTCTTCATTGATATCGAACAGCGGAGCGAAGTTCCGGCAATGGGCCGTCGATCCGTAAAGAGTTTCCGTCGTGAAAACATGATAGCCCGTGACATTCAGATCCCGGCTGATCTCTGAAATAAGGGAGAAATCGGGTTTAATGCTTTCCATTGCACTCAAATCCAGTACAGGAACGATAAGATCCATCAATCCTGTTGAAACCGCCTGAACCGGAAGGTTTTCAACTATTGATCCGCTGCTGATTCCCAATGAACGGGCAATCAGATCCTTTTCGGCAAAACCACCGAAGCGGGGCAGGAGCTGCTCCATCATAACCGTTCCCTCTTCATCTATTTCGATGGCGAGAATACCCGCCGCCGTTTCCTGCCTATAGGTACCCTTACCGATCATACCCAGTTCATGCATGAGGGAAAATGTGGCGATGGTGGCGTGTCCGCAGAGATCAACTTCGCTGGCCGGCGTAAAGAAACGGACTTTAAAATCTGCAGAATCCGAAGGAAAAATAAAAGCCGTTTCCGAATAGCCCACTTCGGCGGCGATAGCCTGCATTTCCCCTTCGGTCAATCCTTCTGTCTCGAGGCATATTCCCGCGGGATTACCTCCTTCCGGCACGGAAGCAAAAGCATTTGATGTGAAGACTTTCATTCGCTTATAACCGGACGGCTGAAAAACCAGGCAACAAACCAGACTCCGACCATGATAAGCGAAGGTCTTAGCGCGCCGGTTGAAAGATAGGATACCAGAGCGAACAGGGAAGATGTCTCAACAAGGCCCAGGCCGACAGTGTACAGGCCGAAAAGGGGATCGCCTCCGGTCCCGCCGGGAGACTGGCTGTAAAACCTGCTGTAAAGGGAGAAAAGGGCGGAATCCCTCTTCGAGAGTTCCCGGATAACAAGAATCCCACCGATAGCGGCGGCGATACCGACACCCAGAAAAATGTAACTGATCATGGGGATAATCTCCGGTTCCATCAATCCGGCATTATACTGCTGCCAGGCAATGAATAGGTAAATCGGCTTGGTGAAAATATCTCCGATCCAGATCAGCGTTAATAGTTTTTTCTTATCCATATAATTAATTATGAAATCATTCCCCTCTGTTGTCGAGGCCAAAAAAAAACCGCTCCCGAAGGAGCAGTTTCATCGGATGCCTTAAAAGCGGCGACCCATCATTCCACCGGC
This window harbors:
- the msrB gene encoding peptide-methionine (R)-S-oxide reductase MsrB, whose protein sequence is MKKQIRIISTILLAGAGLISLAAMGGQDDAGQVAGETPKMEGSMQMMMDAHPAVPPPGYEGKTYMKPAEDELQKNLTDLQFRVTQYDDTERAFSNEYWDNHEEGIYVDIVSGEPLFSSTDKYDSGTGWPSFTKPLEEGNIISVTDDSFGMIRVEVRSIFADSHLGHVFNDGPRPTGLRYCINSASLRFVPVDRLKEEGYGQYLSLFEGE
- a CDS encoding response regulator transcription factor, which produces MEQDFVLIVEDDSEISKILSVNIEDLGLKTRICDNGQDGLELARSGKFSLIILDIMLPRLDGVSLLRELRKSDARTPVLMVTARDSELDRVLGLELGADDYMSKPFSVREMTARVKALLRRSQLADDANGYRDKPVSIGKLTLDPLKRKALLGKKEVDLTVKEFDLLSLFMKNPGRAYSRSDLLNLIWGYQFEGYEHTVNTHINRLRAKIEIDPGKPEYLKTVWGVGYRFAEENELSHD
- a CDS encoding substrate-binding periplasmic protein; its protein translation is MKYLFTICLFFLSSILFGQIAVQVVTEEWEPYNYIRNGEVVGISTEIVKATLEAAGLTPIFTVNPWSRAYYKALNTPDTLIYTIYRNEERENKFFWIGPINSAPRHYFYKLKSREDINLKAIEDAKDYKIGLLSNNYAHQKLIEEGFDEENITLNRSTDLSIQMLLAGRIDLFPGDQIATALELKKMDIPEGTIVPVLQIFETEALAYMAFNRQSSPVLVDRIRNAFEIVKSRGLIEEMTAKYNSLP
- a CDS encoding cytochrome c biogenesis protein DipZ; the encoded protein is MLLLTFVAFLSGIITILSPCILPVLPIVLSGSVGGIKKPLGIISGFVVSFSFFTLFLTALVRRFGFSADTLRIAAVVLIVLFGAVLLIPRLNQLFEKTVSLLQKRTGKNKNRQGFSGGLLTGFSLGLIWTPCAGPLMASVISLSITQSVTGYSVLITLAYTIGTSLPMLAIMFGGRKLINRVPGLLKNSGKIQRFFGAVLIFTGFSIAMGWDRDFQQTVLDVFPGYGDGLTFLEQLDPVQKALDNSLNSDSGPDIDEDKAVPAPPLVTEGQWFNSEPLSMESLEGKVVIIDFWTYSCINCIRTIPYLRSWYETYRKDGLEIIGVHSPEFAFEREPENLRKAIDDLGVTWPVVQDNSFLQWRAYNNRFWPAKYIIDKNGNIRYSHFGEGGYEETEAVIRELLGETGNIPQGNADLPSPDENLSKTPETYLGYGRSTGFLAPTEDYRNMYRDFKSQKVKESGQWTLEGNWAVTENYIVNEESGTLELFYDAKDVFLVVEPVDEDVTLTVTVDGDVPADTGDLVDGKINVTDSRHYHLVGMGKGNKHLLRIEIDGKARLFAFTFG
- a CDS encoding sensor histidine kinase, with the protein product MIKPLRSFYGRLSLLFLLLVILLAASTLFIAFQAAGHLFDEVEQELNRKYASSLAVELQPFVTDEIQTDMIMDRIQYMMVLNPMVEIYLISGTGEVLAYFTGPGDMVKRHQIDMVPVKTFVFGQNSELIRGDDPRTTDQVKPFSAAPLKIAGKQGFVYVILRGRNFDRSLGMIRSSYYIRSGLISFLLALAVTLIAGFSLFSLLTSRLRKLGKSVKGFEEGDYGNRVEVKGADEIAGLGRAFNDMARSVEESIEQRNDLITNISHDLRSPLTSIRGNIETVLLKDALSAEEQKTYLESALKSVSAFQKLVEQLFELSKLESRDIKINREIFIPAELAQDIILKYKLQAEKKDIELKLNHSERNSPFSGDIALLERALSNLLENAINYTGEGGIVCLTLEEKTGKLFISVSDTGQGIPPEEAERVFERFYRGDKSRDRRISGTGLGLSITREIVELHRGTINLETSGNRGTTFIIELPL
- a CDS encoding PhzF family phenazine biosynthesis protein, which produces MKVFTSNAFASVPEGGNPAGICLETEGLTEGEMQAIAAEVGYSETAFIFPSDSADFKVRFFTPASEVDLCGHATIATFSLMHELGMIGKGTYRQETAAGILAIEIDEEGTVMMEQLLPRFGGFAEKDLIARSLGISSGSIVENLPVQAVSTGLMDLIVPVLDLSAMESIKPDFSLISEISRDLNVTGYHVFTTETLYGSTAHCRNFAPLFDINEEAATGTATGATVSYMHSHGMLDGSVLTNLKFEQGYEMNRPSEIKAVLGTEGKRITDVRVGGTARRSKTLHL